One genomic region from Campylobacter concisus encodes:
- the dapF gene encoding diaminopimelate epimerase gives MQVSKYNASGNDFVIFHTFLSKDRSELARQICSRTNGVGADGLIVLLPYEKGVKWEFYNSDGSYAAMCGNGSRAAARYAYLNGLVSSNEFVLLTGSGEVMASVKNECVEVVLTSPKILSEPINENGKTWYFYDTGVPHLVNFTQNLEEFDVKECRALRQKYNANVNLAKFEGGVLKVRTYERGVEDETLACGTGMAACFYGATLNLNAAQCLKVYPKSGEELGLRLENGKILFSGAVKHCFDTSIEISF, from the coding sequence ATGCAAGTTTCAAAGTACAACGCTAGTGGCAACGATTTTGTCATATTTCATACATTTTTGAGCAAAGATAGAAGTGAGCTAGCAAGGCAAATTTGCAGCAGGACTAACGGCGTGGGAGCTGATGGGCTAATAGTACTTTTGCCTTACGAAAAGGGTGTGAAATGGGAGTTTTACAATAGCGATGGAAGTTACGCTGCGATGTGTGGCAATGGCTCGCGTGCGGCTGCTAGATATGCCTATCTAAATGGTCTTGTTAGCTCAAACGAATTTGTCTTGCTAACTGGTAGTGGCGAGGTTATGGCAAGTGTTAAAAATGAGTGCGTCGAGGTTGTGCTAACAAGTCCAAAAATTTTAAGCGAACCGATAAATGAAAACGGCAAAACTTGGTATTTTTATGATACTGGCGTGCCTCATCTTGTAAATTTCACACAAAATTTAGAGGAATTTGACGTCAAAGAGTGCAGGGCGCTTCGTCAAAAGTACAATGCAAATGTAAATTTAGCCAAATTTGAGGGTGGAGTTTTAAAGGTGAGAACCTACGAAAGGGGCGTGGAGGACGAGACGCTAGCTTGTGGTACTGGCATGGCGGCTTGCTTTTACGGCGCTACATTAAATTTAAACGCAGCGCAATGCCTAAAAGTCTATCCAAAAAGTGGCGAGGAGCTTGGGCTTAGGCTTGAAAACGGCAAAATTTTATTTAGCGGAGCGGTGAAACACTGCTTTGATACGAGTATTGAAATTAGCTTTTAG
- a CDS encoding ABC transporter substrate-binding protein, translated as MIDEWISVAGGINAVQAKGNMLEINAEEIPNINPDVIIIGRAKSPDAIEKIYENKVYTGTNAVKNKKVFVNPAGVFSWDRYGAEGALQILWAAKTLHPEIFKDLDIASETKKFYKEFLHYDLNNNEVNYILNGLDPTGK; from the coding sequence ATAATCGATGAGTGGATAAGTGTCGCAGGTGGCATAAATGCAGTACAAGCAAAAGGCAATATGCTAGAAATCAATGCGGAAGAGATACCAAATATAAATCCAGACGTTATCATCATAGGCAGAGCCAAATCGCCAGACGCTATAGAAAAGATATATGAAAACAAAGTCTATACTGGTACAAATGCTGTAAAAAACAAAAAAGTCTTCGTAAATCCAGCAGGTGTTTTTAGCTGGGATAGATACGGAGCCGAGGGAGCTTTGCAAATTTTATGGGCGGCTAAGACTTTACATCCTGAAATCTTTAAAGATTTGGACATAGCATCTGAGACAAAGAAATTTTATAAAGAATTTCTACACTACGATCTAAATAACAATGAAGTTAACTATATCCTAAATGGCCTAGACCCAACTGGAAAATAA
- a CDS encoding thiol:disulfide interchange protein DsbA/DsbL, whose protein sequence is MSFLSKFSKAIFAVAVAGAISASAFSEGEDYVKLEKPLSVGQNTLVKIFSYACPFCYKYDKSVTPKVVEKIPGLKYEPFHLKTKGDYGEVASKVFAVLIVMDEAKGVGLFDENSLFKKAKFAYYKAYHDKKERWSDGKDAEGFLKTGLDAAGVSKSDYEKELANPKVTELLKKWDESYDVAKIQGVPAFVVNGKYLIMTKSISSLDGMAALIEELLKK, encoded by the coding sequence ATGAGTTTTCTATCTAAATTTAGTAAGGCTATCTTTGCAGTTGCGGTAGCTGGTGCGATTAGTGCTAGTGCATTTAGCGAGGGTGAGGACTATGTCAAGCTTGAAAAGCCACTAAGTGTCGGACAAAATACGCTAGTTAAAATTTTTAGCTACGCTTGCCCATTTTGCTACAAGTACGACAAAAGCGTCACTCCAAAGGTGGTCGAAAAAATTCCTGGACTAAAATACGAGCCATTTCACCTAAAGACAAAGGGCGATTATGGCGAGGTTGCGAGCAAGGTTTTTGCCGTGCTTATCGTTATGGACGAGGCAAAAGGTGTCGGCTTATTTGATGAAAATTCGCTATTTAAAAAGGCTAAATTTGCCTACTACAAGGCTTATCACGACAAAAAAGAGCGCTGGAGTGATGGCAAAGACGCTGAGGGCTTTTTAAAAACTGGTCTTGATGCAGCTGGCGTTAGCAAATCAGACTACGAAAAAGAGCTAGCTAATCCAAAAGTGACTGAGCTGCTTAAAAAGTGGGATGAGAGCTATGACGTGGCTAAAATTCAAGGCGTACCAGCATTTGTCGTAAATGGCAAATACCTCATCATGACAAAATCAATCAGCTCACTTGATGGCATGGCAGCACTCATCGAAGAGCTTCTTAAAAAATAA
- a CDS encoding hydroxymethylpyrimidine/phosphomethylpyrimidine kinase: MKKILIIAGSCNSGTAGLQADIKTCARLNCYSATAVTSLVAETTDAVKSVVCLEPSFVKDQLNTLAEEFSFDAIKIGMLFSEEIMEVVREFLLTQNTKVVLDPVCVSKSGHKLIKDSAVAKLKELMSLATVTTPNLDEANVLFGDDYKDLPCDVIVKKHISEDSSIDTLYKKDGSLRNFKTPLVNPLVMSGTGCSFSTALACFLAKGKSLEESIQLSKEYICSIIKESIDTKLGKNRLLWHGAK; encoded by the coding sequence ATGAAAAAAATTCTAATCATCGCAGGCTCTTGTAATAGCGGCACAGCTGGGCTTCAAGCAGATATAAAAACATGTGCTAGGCTTAATTGTTATAGTGCAACAGCGGTAACTTCTTTGGTCGCTGAGACTACGGATGCTGTAAAGAGTGTAGTTTGCTTAGAGCCTAGTTTTGTCAAAGATCAGCTAAATACGCTTGCGGAAGAATTTAGCTTTGATGCGATTAAGATAGGCATGTTATTTAGTGAAGAGATCATGGAGGTGGTGCGTGAGTTTTTGCTAACTCAAAATACCAAAGTAGTGCTTGATCCAGTTTGCGTCTCAAAAAGCGGACACAAGCTTATAAAAGATAGTGCGGTAGCAAAGCTAAAAGAGCTAATGAGCTTAGCTACGGTAACTACTCCAAATTTAGATGAGGCAAATGTGCTTTTTGGTGATGATTATAAAGATTTGCCTTGTGACGTCATCGTAAAGAAACATATCAGTGAAGATAGCAGCATAGATACACTTTATAAAAAAGATGGCTCACTAAGAAATTTTAAAACCCCACTTGTTAATCCGCTTGTAATGAGCGGGACTGGTTGTAGCTTCTCAACTGCACTTGCTTGCTTTTTAGCAAAGGGCAAGAGCTTAGAGGAGTCTATACAACTTTCAAAAGAGTATATTTGCTCTATCATAAAAGAGAGCATAGATACAAAACTTGGTAAAAATCGCCTACTTTGGCATGGAGCGAAGTAA
- a CDS encoding carboxymuconolactone decarboxylase family protein, which produces MTLTYNAKKIYEIWFDSKSELEESNASFLEDYLNFLGDISEVINIDEKTRLSVIIASLCVSKGAKSSFKSFVRAALNVGISAKEIREILYQAVPYAGLGKVEDYIFLADEIFNEHHIEPENMPKKSREGRGERGLEIQRKLFPAVDKFIASMPNDQKHIMEFLSQNCFGDFYARDGLSLELRELLTFVYITTLGFAKPQLLGHIAANFGIGNDRAKLISVVTTLIPFIGYPSALNALSAINEISSSKN; this is translated from the coding sequence ATGACACTAACTTACAATGCAAAGAAAATTTATGAAATTTGGTTTGACTCAAAAAGTGAGCTTGAAGAGAGCAATGCTAGCTTTTTAGAGGATTATTTAAATTTTTTAGGCGATATTAGTGAAGTGATAAATATTGATGAAAAAACAAGGCTTTCGGTTATCATCGCCTCTCTTTGCGTGAGCAAAGGCGCGAAAAGCTCATTTAAAAGCTTCGTTAGGGCTGCTTTAAATGTAGGCATATCAGCAAAAGAGATAAGAGAAATTTTATATCAAGCAGTGCCTTATGCTGGGCTTGGCAAGGTAGAAGATTATATATTTTTAGCTGATGAAATTTTTAATGAGCACCATATAGAGCCTGAAAATATGCCTAAAAAATCAAGAGAAGGCAGAGGCGAACGAGGCCTTGAGATACAAAGAAAACTCTTCCCAGCAGTTGATAAATTTATCGCATCAATGCCAAATGATCAAAAACATATAATGGAGTTTTTATCGCAAAACTGCTTTGGTGATTTTTATGCAAGAGATGGGCTTAGTTTAGAGCTTAGGGAGCTTTTGACATTTGTCTATATCACGACTCTTGGCTTTGCAAAGCCACAGCTTTTAGGGCACATTGCTGCAAATTTTGGTATCGGAAACGATAGAGCTAAGCTAATAAGCGTTGTTACGACACTTATACCATTTATAGGCTATCCAAGTGCTTTAAACGCATTATCAGCAATAAATGAGATAAGTTCTAGTAAAAATTAA
- the purM gene encoding phosphoribosylformylglycinamidine cyclo-ligase produces MISYKDAGVDIDAGNSFVEAIKPFVKSTQTPNVIGGIGSFSGAVRLPSGYKNPAILGATDGVGTKLRLAIDAKKFDSVGEDLVAMCVNDLICNFATPLFFLDYYATAKLEIESAKEVVKSIANGCKKAQCALIGGETAEMPSMYEKGDFDLAGFAVGIAEADEIDRSKFVKSGDVLVALPSSGLHSNGFSLARKVVSELGLKFDEKVGDKKLIDVLLEPTRIYVSDFLRLKDKITAMAHITGGGIVENLPRVFPAGLGAKVQKSVIKTPEIFKIIAQKVEDSEMMRTFNMGVGMILVVPKENVDAILANSDGYVIGEVVNGKGVELI; encoded by the coding sequence ATGATAAGCTATAAAGATGCTGGAGTGGATATAGATGCTGGAAATAGCTTTGTTGAGGCGATAAAGCCTTTCGTAAAATCTACACAAACACCAAACGTTATAGGTGGCATTGGGTCATTTTCAGGAGCGGTCAGACTACCAAGCGGATATAAAAATCCAGCTATTTTGGGAGCGACTGATGGCGTTGGCACAAAGCTTCGCCTAGCTATCGACGCCAAGAAATTTGACAGCGTTGGCGAGGATCTAGTCGCAATGTGCGTAAATGATCTCATCTGCAACTTCGCCACACCACTCTTTTTCCTCGACTACTACGCAACAGCAAAGCTTGAGATAGAGAGTGCCAAAGAGGTGGTAAAAAGCATCGCAAATGGCTGCAAAAAGGCGCAGTGCGCGCTGATCGGCGGTGAGACAGCCGAGATGCCGTCGATGTATGAAAAGGGCGACTTCGATCTTGCTGGATTTGCCGTGGGTATCGCTGAGGCTGACGAGATAGACAGGAGTAAATTTGTAAAATCTGGTGACGTTTTAGTCGCACTTCCAAGTAGTGGCCTGCACTCAAATGGCTTTTCGCTTGCGAGAAAAGTAGTAAGCGAGCTTGGACTAAAATTTGATGAAAAAGTAGGCGATAAAAAGCTCATCGATGTGCTTCTTGAGCCAACAAGAATTTATGTGAGCGACTTTTTAAGATTAAAAGATAAGATTACGGCAATGGCTCACATCACCGGTGGTGGCATAGTTGAAAACTTACCTCGCGTCTTCCCTGCTGGACTTGGTGCAAAAGTACAAAAAAGCGTTATAAAAACGCCTGAAATTTTTAAAATCATCGCTCAAAAAGTAGAAGATAGCGAGATGATGAGAACCTTTAACATGGGCGTTGGCATGATATTAGTTGTGCCAAAAGAAAACGTTGATGCTATCCTAGCAAATAGCGATGGCTACGTGATCGGCGAAGTAGTAAATGGCAAAGGCGTAGAGCTAATTTAA
- a CDS encoding RDD family protein, with protein sequence MAKQKAKIASVWARAKAFVIDLFIIGMPIFYATTYLVLDGKEAFLHNQIAIFGANSLISLIMCLFFSIKAQTPGYKAQGIYLINLKTGRKLSFFHTILRQICFTFAGFSILGLCLCFFRKDKLNLHDIITHSAAVQKSER encoded by the coding sequence TTGGCAAAGCAAAAGGCAAAAATCGCATCTGTTTGGGCTAGAGCAAAGGCCTTCGTTATCGATCTTTTTATCATCGGTATGCCGATATTTTATGCGACAACATATCTTGTGCTTGATGGCAAAGAGGCATTTTTGCATAACCAAATTGCCATTTTTGGTGCAAATAGCCTGATCTCGCTTATAATGTGCCTTTTTTTTAGCATAAAAGCACAAACTCCAGGCTATAAAGCACAAGGAATTTATCTAATAAACCTAAAAACCGGTAGAAAACTAAGCTTTTTTCACACCATCTTGCGCCAAATTTGCTTTACCTTTGCTGGCTTTAGCATACTTGGACTTTGTCTTTGCTTCTTTAGAAAAGATAAACTAAATCTGCACGACATCATCACTCACTCAGCTGCCGTGCAAAAATCAGAGAGATAA
- a CDS encoding aryl-sulfate sulfotransferase, producing MKKTLSCVALASVLCSSAFAIGGPSGAKLDYAITGQIGEVVVNPYDTAPLTAVIKNGGYTLSNAKVTIVPKQGGQVISYKVADKHLRTHGGIPVFGMYPDYQNTVEVEYDKSYKGKTEHIKESYKIYAPAIYLESAGTPNQKGALFDKIEVTKPASTKFANRLYYVNNFVNKTGKGTKVVWNNPAGGAIEWNYSPNNFILDTKGEVRWYLEPSKIYDLKQPFYAGVMMGFKQNDDGAMTWGYGQRYAKYDIMGREIFNRELPASYNDFSHSMDVAQNGHYFLRVANADYKRADGKNVRTVRDVIVELDRDGNVVDDFRLYEILDPYRDIVLKTLDQGAVCLNIDAKKAGHTASSDELQSMDTHDKWGDIVGAGPGRNWAHVNSVDYDPSDDSIIISSRHQDAVIKIGRDKQVKWIMGAHKGWSDKFKDKLLQPVDSKGSKIVCEDEYSKCPGYESDKGGFDWQWTQHTAFRIDSKSKKGEIYLSVFDNGDTRGMEQPAIAGMKYSRAVVYKIDENKKTVEQIWEYGKERGKEWYSSVTSLTQYQDDLDSVMVYSAVAGMQFDIAKGRPVGLPSPHIDEFEWGAKEPSIEIKMTNAMGYQAFPFSLQKAFEK from the coding sequence ATGAAAAAGACTTTGAGTTGTGTTGCGCTAGCTTCTGTGCTTTGCTCAAGCGCTTTTGCGATAGGCGGTCCAAGTGGGGCTAAACTAGACTATGCTATCACTGGGCAAATAGGTGAAGTAGTGGTAAATCCATATGATACTGCCCCACTTACAGCAGTCATCAAAAATGGCGGCTACACACTAAGCAATGCAAAAGTAACCATCGTGCCAAAACAAGGCGGTCAGGTGATAAGCTACAAAGTGGCTGACAAGCATCTTCGCACACATGGCGGCATCCCAGTTTTTGGCATGTACCCTGACTATCAAAACACTGTTGAAGTCGAGTACGACAAGAGCTATAAAGGCAAGACTGAACACATAAAAGAGAGCTATAAAATTTACGCTCCAGCTATCTACCTAGAGAGCGCTGGTACGCCAAATCAAAAGGGCGCGCTATTTGACAAGATCGAGGTTACTAAGCCTGCGAGTACTAAATTTGCAAACAGGCTTTACTATGTAAATAACTTTGTCAATAAAACAGGCAAGGGCACAAAAGTCGTTTGGAACAACCCAGCTGGCGGTGCGATCGAGTGGAACTACAGCCCAAATAACTTCATCCTTGATACAAAAGGCGAGGTTAGATGGTATCTTGAGCCAAGCAAAATTTACGATCTAAAACAGCCATTTTATGCTGGCGTAATGATGGGCTTTAAGCAAAATGATGACGGCGCTATGACTTGGGGATATGGCCAAAGATACGCAAAATACGACATCATGGGTAGAGAAATTTTCAACCGCGAGCTACCAGCTAGCTACAACGACTTCTCTCACTCGATGGACGTAGCACAAAATGGACACTACTTCTTGCGCGTTGCAAATGCTGACTACAAAAGAGCCGATGGCAAAAACGTAAGAACAGTGCGCGACGTGATCGTTGAGCTTGACCGCGACGGCAACGTAGTTGATGACTTTAGACTATATGAAATTCTAGATCCTTACCGCGATATCGTGCTAAAAACACTCGATCAAGGCGCAGTTTGCTTAAACATAGACGCTAAAAAAGCAGGCCACACTGCAAGCTCTGATGAGCTTCAGTCTATGGATACACACGATAAATGGGGCGACATAGTTGGCGCTGGTCCTGGACGCAACTGGGCACACGTAAATAGCGTGGATTACGACCCAAGCGATGATAGTATCATCATCTCAAGCCGCCACCAAGACGCAGTTATAAAGATCGGTCGTGACAAACAAGTAAAATGGATCATGGGCGCTCACAAGGGCTGGAGCGATAAATTTAAAGATAAACTTCTTCAGCCAGTTGATAGCAAAGGTAGTAAGATCGTTTGCGAAGATGAGTACTCAAAATGCCCAGGATACGAGAGTGACAAAGGTGGCTTTGACTGGCAATGGACGCAACACACAGCATTTAGGATAGATAGCAAGTCTAAAAAAGGCGAAATTTATCTAAGCGTCTTTGACAACGGTGACACAAGGGGCATGGAGCAACCAGCCATCGCTGGCATGAAGTACTCTCGCGCAGTCGTTTATAAGATCGATGAGAACAAAAAGACCGTTGAGCAGATCTGGGAGTACGGCAAAGAGCGCGGTAAAGAGTGGTACAGCTCAGTTACAAGCCTTACGCAGTATCAAGATGACCTTGATAGTGTGATGGTCTATTCAGCCGTTGCTGGCATGCAGTTTGACATCGCAAAAGGTCGCCCAGTGGGACTTCCTAGCCCGCACATCGATGAGTTTGAGTGGGGTGCAAAAGAGCCTAGCATCGAGATAAAGATGACAAATGCTATGGGTTATCAAGCGTTTCCATTTAGCTTGCAAAAAGCGTTTGAAAAATAA
- the dsbI gene encoding protein-disulfide oxidoreductase DsbI, whose protein sequence is MSFFKKMAKFQDSRISWAILVFVSVALVVIAHSLFQNYAYMPPCEQCVYIRFAFLCMALGGVIAMINPKNLLFALVGYVFAFWGAVQGIMYSVKLAKIHDAVHGDDPFGVQGCSTEPHYPFGLPLEKWAPDWFMPTGDCGYDSPMVPDGAVLSDLQKSIVDLYVDGWYLIPSSKFMSMADCTLLGFGICFVVLALMLVSKLLSFLK, encoded by the coding sequence ATGAGCTTTTTTAAAAAAATGGCTAAATTTCAAGACTCACGTATCTCTTGGGCGATCTTAGTCTTTGTGAGCGTCGCGCTTGTCGTTATCGCGCACTCGCTCTTTCAAAACTACGCTTATATGCCTCCTTGCGAGCAGTGCGTCTATATACGTTTTGCATTTTTATGTATGGCGCTTGGCGGCGTGATCGCTATGATAAACCCAAAAAATTTACTCTTTGCTCTAGTTGGCTACGTCTTTGCCTTTTGGGGAGCGGTGCAGGGCATAATGTATAGCGTAAAGTTAGCTAAAATTCACGATGCAGTGCATGGTGATGATCCTTTTGGCGTGCAGGGCTGCTCTACTGAGCCACACTATCCATTTGGCTTACCGCTTGAAAAGTGGGCGCCTGACTGGTTTATGCCAACAGGCGACTGCGGATATGACAGCCCTATGGTGCCTGATGGTGCGGTGCTAAGCGATTTGCAAAAGAGCATAGTTGATCTTTATGTAGATGGTTGGTATCTTATCCCGTCATCTAAATTTATGTCGATGGCTGATTGCACGCTACTTGGGTTTGGCATTTGCTTTGTTGTGCTTGCACTTATGCTTGTTTCAAAGCTTTTATCCTTTTTAAAATGA
- a CDS encoding sensor histidine kinase yields MGINLKSQNIKIYAIILLASLFVILLGLNIYSNAKEKIIELSDKNNIAVSKNIVNNFQIWLDERINSLIRASKFIQNAGIVDDDEKIAGFIKLFKQNAKEFDLMQLLRDDGEIFVDGEKILEEVMPKSERAGLIWYVETKNTNAPSVNFMQKHKILKGSTLNLCVPVTKQAKFKAALCGVVRIENIFNSIKNFSLAPNSYSFLVTHSGEILTSIPDLALKKEIEEKFKELFLKDEDITSLKIGQNLIQVAEIPTINWFIGAGTNNEEEISALTKEALKNALSLLFAFVALTFLANILHNFMYNKIKKIQDEYETLLTHRAKMSEAGELISGINHQFIQPVNSLKLMLSSCIMLKKEGKLSDEELINLLEKGQSSVKLLSSTIEIFRNFYKSAENVSEFEIQTSVKNLITLMHTELSRANVSVKFSGFNEQKVRQIENIIQQILLILIHNAKDSLVESYKDEPLKRIIEIKFRSFEDKCYIGVYDNGNGVSEQMSEKIFTWLNTTKKQGNGIGLYFAKKLAQEKLNGDVKLVNNVKPTVFELSFDINLKD; encoded by the coding sequence ATGGGTATTAATTTAAAATCACAAAATATTAAAATCTACGCCATCATCTTGCTTGCTAGCCTTTTTGTAATACTTCTTGGGCTAAATATTTACAGCAATGCAAAAGAGAAAATCATAGAGCTATCTGATAAAAATAACATAGCAGTTAGCAAAAATATCGTAAATAACTTTCAAATTTGGCTTGATGAACGTATAAATTCACTTATTCGTGCGTCAAAATTTATACAAAATGCAGGCATCGTAGATGACGATGAAAAGATAGCTGGCTTTATAAAGCTCTTTAAGCAAAACGCAAAAGAATTTGATCTAATGCAGCTTTTAAGGGATGATGGAGAAATTTTTGTAGATGGAGAGAAAATTTTAGAAGAAGTTATGCCAAAAAGTGAAAGAGCAGGGCTTATCTGGTATGTGGAGACAAAAAATACAAATGCCCCAAGCGTAAATTTCATGCAAAAACATAAAATTTTAAAAGGCTCAACTCTAAATTTATGCGTTCCAGTCACAAAACAAGCGAAATTTAAAGCAGCACTTTGTGGCGTCGTGCGTATAGAAAATATCTTTAATAGCATTAAAAATTTTAGCCTTGCGCCAAATTCTTACTCATTTTTAGTGACTCATAGCGGTGAAATTTTAACATCGATACCTGATCTTGCTTTAAAAAAAGAGATCGAGGAGAAATTTAAAGAGTTGTTTTTAAAAGATGAAGATATTACGAGCTTAAAAATAGGACAAAATTTAATTCAAGTAGCTGAGATACCAACGATAAATTGGTTCATAGGAGCTGGCACAAATAACGAAGAAGAAATTTCAGCTTTAACAAAAGAAGCTTTAAAAAATGCTCTAAGCTTACTTTTTGCCTTCGTTGCGCTCACATTTTTGGCAAATATTCTTCATAATTTTATGTATAACAAGATAAAAAAGATACAAGATGAGTATGAAACTTTGCTAACTCATAGAGCCAAAATGAGTGAGGCTGGCGAGCTAATAAGTGGCATTAATCATCAATTCATTCAGCCAGTAAATTCGCTAAAACTAATGCTAAGCTCGTGCATAATGTTAAAAAAAGAAGGTAAATTAAGCGATGAGGAGCTAATAAATTTGCTTGAAAAAGGACAAAGCTCGGTCAAACTTCTTTCAAGTACTATTGAAATTTTTAGAAATTTTTACAAAAGCGCTGAAAATGTGAGCGAATTTGAGATACAAACAAGCGTTAAAAATCTAATAACTCTTATGCACACAGAGCTAAGCCGTGCAAATGTTAGTGTAAAATTTAGTGGTTTTAATGAACAAAAAGTTCGTCAGATAGAAAATATAATCCAACAAATTTTACTAATCCTAATACATAACGCAAAAGACTCACTTGTCGAAAGCTACAAAGATGAGCCACTAAAACGTATCATCGAAATAAAATTTAGAAGCTTTGAAGATAAGTGCTACATCGGAGTTTATGACAATGGAAATGGCGTAAGCGAGCAAATGAGCGAGAAAATTTTTACTTGGCTAAATACCACCAAAAAGCAAGGAAATGGCATAGGGCTTTATTTTGCTAAAAAGCTAGCGCAAGAAAAGCTAAATGGCGACGTAAAGCTCGTAAATAACGTAAAGCCAACGGTATTTGAGTTAAGTTTTGATATAAATTTAAAGGACTAA
- the coaE gene encoding dephospho-CoA kinase (Dephospho-CoA kinase (CoaE) performs the final step in coenzyme A biosynthesis.), with protein sequence MQKFPNAYVITGSIASGKSTAINLLKKRGFSVIDADVIAHEQLEICKCEIVEFFGEQILDETGKIDRQKLGAIVFSDPKKLKILEQILHPKIKGEILSHAAKLECLGQVYFVDIPLFFEKQDRYTEFKNIAVIYAPKELLISRLMSRNGLNLEVAKARVELQMDIEQKREKANFVINNSGDKENLEQELEKFLRQIYG encoded by the coding sequence TTGCAGAAATTTCCAAACGCTTATGTTATCACAGGCTCGATCGCTAGTGGTAAAAGCACAGCTATAAATTTACTAAAAAAACGAGGCTTTAGCGTGATTGATGCGGATGTGATCGCTCATGAACAGCTTGAAATTTGTAAATGTGAGATAGTGGAATTTTTTGGCGAGCAAATTTTAGATGAGACTGGCAAAATCGATCGGCAAAAACTTGGTGCCATTGTTTTTAGTGATCCAAAAAAGTTAAAAATTTTAGAGCAAATTTTGCATCCAAAGATAAAGGGAGAAATTTTATCTCACGCTGCAAAGCTTGAGTGTTTGGGGCAGGTTTATTTTGTGGATATTCCACTATTTTTTGAAAAGCAAGATCGATACACCGAGTTTAAAAATATAGCTGTGATCTATGCGCCAAAAGAGCTACTAATAAGCCGTTTGATGAGCCGAAATGGTCTAAATTTAGAAGTAGCAAAAGCTAGAGTGGAGCTTCAGATGGATATTGAGCAAAAGCGAGAAAAGGCAAATTTTGTTATAAACAACAGCGGTGATAAAGAAAATTTAGAGCAAGAACTAGAGAAATTTCTAAGGCAAATTTATGGCTGA
- a CDS encoding response regulator transcription factor, which translates to MQEVLEILKKTSVLVVEDDDMARELIISGLKPYCEQVIGACNGQDGVEKFKKQGFDIVMSDIHMPVLNGFEMINEMKRTKPHQKFIVFTSYDSDENLIKSMEEGAMLFLKKPIDMKDLRSMLISLSFERDEKLVYLSDEVSINLKREKIYKNGIEIYLSFLQNKIFWLFAYNLNKLVTYEMIEEFVYESDVSKAAIQNVILRLKRELGVKFKNISESGYILITKSE; encoded by the coding sequence ATGCAAGAAGTCTTAGAAATTTTAAAAAAGACGTCCGTCTTGGTAGTCGAAGATGATGATATGGCAAGAGAGCTTATTATTAGTGGGCTTAAACCTTATTGTGAACAGGTAATTGGTGCTTGCAATGGACAAGATGGCGTGGAGAAATTTAAAAAGCAAGGTTTTGATATCGTGATGAGCGATATTCACATGCCAGTGCTTAATGGCTTTGAGATGATAAATGAGATGAAGCGTACAAAACCGCACCAAAAATTTATAGTCTTTACCTCTTATGATAGCGATGAAAATTTGATAAAAAGCATGGAGGAAGGGGCGATGCTTTTTTTAAAAAAGCCTATTGATATGAAAGATCTTAGATCAATGCTTATTAGTTTAAGTTTTGAACGAGATGAAAAGCTGGTTTATTTAAGCGATGAGGTGAGTATAAATTTAAAAAGAGAGAAAATTTATAAAAACGGCATTGAAATTTATCTTAGCTTTTTGCAAAATAAGATATTTTGGCTCTTTGCTTATAATCTAAATAAGCTAGTTACTTATGAGATGATAGAAGAATTTGTCTATGAAAGCGATGTTAGCAAGGCGGCTATCCAAAATGTGATACTTCGCCTAAAACGTGAGCTTGGCGTGAAATTTAAAAATATTAGTGAGAGTGGATATATTTTAATCACAAAATCTGAATGA